CTACGTTCACCGTATTGGACGAACTGGCCGTGCAGGCAACAGCGGTTTAGCGATATCTTTGATGAGTCAGGATGAAGCTTATCTCCTGGGTGACATTGAGCGATTACTTGATACACGCTTGCCTCAAGAGTGGTTAGAGGGCTTTGAACCAAGCCTTGAAAAAGACGTGGCACCAGAACGAGGGGGTCGTAGTAAGAGTCGTTCATCAGAAAAACGTAAGATGAAAGCAAAGCTAAAAATTCACCAAAACCGCGGTAAAGCGCGACGCTAGTCTTGTTGGAGTTGATGTTTATCGCGTTTATTAATTCGAAAGTATTAACCTGAGCCAATATAAAAATGCCCCATGACTGTCATCAGTCATGGGGCATTTTCGTATCAAGGCAATTTAAATGTCGAGTACAAAGGCCTCAGCGTTACTTAGTCTTGTTCGCACTTCCATACGCAAGGTACGTCATAAACTAATTCTTCGATCGAGGTAGGATTCAGTGCCCATTCTTCATTGATGTTGAACGTGCTGAGCATTTGTGTGTTGAATAACTGCCAATGTTTTAATAATGCTTCTTCAGGTGTTGACTGCATCTCGCCTTCGTTCCATGTGCTTTCCATGAACGGAGTTAGGCATACGGCTCCATGCGCGTACATGATCATTTGCCACTTAATCTCATAAATGTTGATCAAGTTTTCAGGATTCGCCTCATTATACTGCTCAGCTAGCATATTGATTTCTTTTTCAACATTGCCAACATTGTCGATAAAGTAATCAACTAAGTTATCTTTTTGGCGAACAGAGTCGGTGATAAGTTGCATCGGCTTACGTGAGTGAATCATGTTGCTAAAGAGGCGCATACTAAATAAATAGATAGTAATGTTTGGCGCTGCATCTTTTGGAAGCTCATCCATGATTTTAGCAATATAAGACTGAAAATAACCATGTAAACAATCGCTTATAGCATGCCAAATCTTTTCTTTGCTACCAAAGTGGTGGCGGATAAGGCTATGCGATACGCCTGCTTTTTCACTGATGTTACGAAGCGAAACGCTATCATAACCATGCTCACAGAACATATCCGCAGCAACCGTCATTATCAAAAATCGCGTCTCCTCCGCGTCTTTTGCACTTCTTCTACCTTGTTTCTTTTCTGTCATCTTTACTTCACACATTTACCTGATTACCACATTCTACACTGTTTTTATTAAAATAAAAAATACTGCACAGGTGGAAAGTAAAGCTTGAGAATTATCTAATTTTAAATATACTGCCCGCCTGTGTAATAAAACATAATAATTAAATGGAGAAGCATCATGCAATCCAATTTGTCTATCGAAACTAGTTTAAGAAAGAATGCGTTGCTAGCGATCGCCACGATCATGCTTGCGGGTTCTCTAACTGGGTGTAATAAAGCCCAGTCCGAAGAAACTATTCAAGTTGTTAAACCTGTAAAGCTTTTTGAAATTCCTCAACAAAGTGATGTTGACCTAGATAGCTTTATCGCCAAAGTTGACGCAACCGATCGTGCTGCGCTTTCTTTCCAAGTTAGTGGAGACATTGAAATATTTTCTGTTCGAATGGGGCAGGAAGTGAAGAAAGGCCAAGTATTAGCAGCGTTGGATGCAACGGATTACCGAATTGCGCTTGATGCGGCTCAAGCAAGATTTGACTTGGCGAATAGCCAGTTCAAACAAGCTTCAAAGTTATACGCGAAAAAGCTAGTAAGCACTGATTACTATGACCAAGCTTTAAATACATTTACTGCCGCTGAAGTTGAGTTGGACCAAGCAAAAACAAACCTTGGTTACACCACATTAGTTGCTCCATTCGATGGCGTAGTGTCTATGGTGTTCGGTAAGCAATACCAATTAATCGCAGAAAAGCAGCCAGTGCTTAACATTTTGAATCACAGCGAAATGGACGTGACGTTCTCTATCCCGGTATCAAAGCTTGAAGACCGTTCTATTCAAGACCTAACCAGTTCAAACATGTGGGTAGTGATGGATAGCCACCGAGGCATTCGTATTCCCACTCGTTTTAAAGAGATATCGACTCAGCCCGACGAAGACACCAACAGCTATCAAGCGGTTGTGTCTATCGTAAAACCTGACGGGATAAATCTGTTGTCCGGCATGACTGCCCAAGTTGAAGTTCAGAAAAGTAAATCTCAGCTAGGCATCGGAATCGTTGACTCTGCATGGTTAAGCAGAGAAACGAACCACGGCGAGCTTTGGCGTTATAGCCCAGAGTCTCAATTGATTTCTAAAGTACAAGTATCTCTTGACCCACAAGGCAACGTTATTGATGGCTTGTCTCCTGGCGACCTTATCGTTGAAGCGGGTGTCGATGTTTTATCTGAGGGCCAGCAAGTCAAGGCGTGGCAACGTGAGGGCGGTATTTAATGAACCTTTCTAAATTATCATTTGTCGTAGCATCTACTTTGTTTCTTCAAGCCTGTAACAGCGAGGCTGATCACCGCGAGCAACCTTCTCTTTTCGTTTCTACCTTTGAAGTTGGTGCTCCTCTCACTGAACAGTTCAGAAGCTTTAACGGTCAAGTGATGCCTGCTGAGTTAACGCCTTTATCTTTTAAGCTGCCTGGTGAAATTAAGCGAGTCTTGGTCGAGGCCGGAGACAGAGTAGAAAAAGGGCAATTGCTCGCAACGCTTGATAACGATACCTACCTGCAAGGTTTGACGGACGCTAAATCTCAATTTGAGCTAGCGAGTAAGCAACTTGCGCGTGGTACTGAGATGTTCAGCAGCAAGATGCTATCTCAATCTGAACACGATCAACTAACCGCTAACTACAAATTGGCATCGGCTAACTTGGCTGCGGCAGAGCGTAAGCTGAGTTACACCGAGCTTTTAGCACCATTTTCTGGAACGGTTTCAACAGTAGATAAACAGCGCTTTGAAAATGTAACACCGGGTGAAACTTTATTGAGCTTGTATCAAAACGAAAAGGTGTATGTGCGAATTCAAGTCTCAGATTCAATCTTAGCGTCAATCAGCCCAAATATGCGGTCAAACAGTTACCGCCCTCAAGCGACTTTCGGTGGGCATACTGGTCAATATCCATTGACGTATTTAGAACACACCAGTGAATTACACCCACAATCTCGTACTTATGAATTTTGGATGCAGATGCCACAACCTAAGAACGAAGTTTTACCAGGTACAAGTGTTACGGTAAATGTAGATATGGCTAAAGCGGGTCTAAGTGATGTTCAAGGCTATGAATTACCCATGACAACGCTACAAGCTGGGGGTGAAGCAACCCAGTTTTTTGTATGGAAACTCGAAGATGGACAAGCGTTCAAAAGCGAAGTTGAAGTTGAAAAGATCAGTGGTAAAGGCGCACTTGTCGCTCACGGTGTTGAGCAAGGTGATCAACTCGTAAATTCAAATTTAAGAAAACTCCGTGACGGAATCAAATTGTCAGGAAAAGCAGAATGAACATCGCAGAATATTCAATAAAGAACAAAGTAATCAGTTGGTTGTTTCTCGTCATTTTGGCCATCGGTGGTGTCACATCTTTTGGTAATCTATCCCGTTTAGAAGACCCAGCTTTTACCATCAAAGATGCCATGATTATTTCAACTTACCCTGGCGCCACATCAATGGAAGTTGAAGAAGAGCTGACGTATCCACTTGAAAAAGAGATAAGACAGCTCCCTTATATCGATAAGATTACGTCGACCTCATCGAGTGGCATGTCTCAAATAATGGTCAGTATGAAGATGGATTACGGTCCGGACGAGCTACCACAGATTTGGGATGAGATGCGTCGTAAAATTAATGATCTTCAACCTACGCTTCCAAGTGGTGTTAATTCTGTTCAGATTATCGACGATTTTGGTGATGTGTTCGGCGTCATGATTATGCTAACGGGGGACGGCTATGATTCTGTTGAATTGAAGCAATACGCTGACTATCTAACACGTGAAATTGAACTTGTAGAAGGCGTTGGGAAAGTCAGCATTGCCGGTGATCAACAAGAACAAATGTTTGTTGAAATGTCACTTGAACGCTTAGCTGCGTTGAACTTAGATATGTCGACCGTAACCTCTTTATTAGCACAGCAAAACAGTGTGGTATCGGCTGGTGAAGTGATGCTAAACGGTCAAAGCTTAACGATTAGACCTAATGGTACGCTCAATACCGTTGAAGAACTTGAAAACCTGATCATTCATGGTCGTGACACGGGTAACTTAATTCGCCTTAAAGATGTCGCTGATGTTACGCGTGGCATTCAAGAAAAGCCTGGCAATGTGCTTACTTACAACGGCAAGCAGGCTATAAACCTAGGTATCGCCTTTTCGTCAGGTGTAAACGTAGTCGAAATTGGCAATGCGCTTGATACGGAGTTGGATCGCTTAGAAAGCATTAAACCTGCCGGTGTAGAATTGAACTACTTCTATAACCAGGCACAAGAAGTAGACAAATCAGTTGCAGACTTTTTGATTAGCTTAGTTGAAGCGGTTGCTATCGTTATCATTGTGCTGCTGTTTGCAATGGGTTTACGCAGTGGCTTAATCATTGGTTTGGTACTTTTATTGACGGTGTTTGGTACCTTCATTCTTATGGACTACAACGATGTAGAACTGCACCGTATCTCACTGGGTGCACTGATTATCGCATTGGGTATGCTGGTGGATAATGCGATTGTTGTTGTTGAGGGTATTCTGGTTGGCTTGAAAAAAGGTAAGACCAAACTTCAAGCAGCGAAAGACATCGTGACACAAACACAATGGCCACTATTGGGTGCGACCATTATTGCTATCACAGCCTTTGCGCCTATCGGCTTGTCGAAAGATGCAACAGGTGAGTTCATGGGCTCGTTGTTCTGGGTACTGTGTTTCTCGCTATTCTTAAGTTGGGTAACGGCGCTAACATTAACGCCTTTCCTTGCTGAAATGTTGCTTAAAGAAGAAGACAAAGTTGATGAAAACGAAGACCCTTACAAAGGCATCTTGTTCGTTGTATTTGGTGTGTGTCTGAAAGTAGCGCTTCGATTTAGATGGCTTACTGTTGTCAGTATGGTTGCGCTATTAGCAGTTTCCGTAGTCGGCTTTGGGATGGTGAAACAGCAGTTCTTTCCACCATCAAACACACCAATGTTCTATGTAGACATGTGGATGCCGGAAGGCACTGATGTTCGTGAAACGATCAAGCAGACCGAAAAGGTTGAAAGTTATATTCGCCAGCAAGATAACGTGGAGTTTGTGACAACAACGGTTGGGCAGGGTATGCAACGTTTTGCGCTTACATATCAACCAGAGAAAAGTTACGAAGCGTACAGTCAGCTACAAATTCGAACGACTGACCGTGACACCATGTTTGAAGTGCTAGAAGAGTTAGACAAGGACTTAGCCAACCAATTTGAACAACCGACGTTCCAATTCAAATTGATTGAGTTTGGCCCGTCACCAGCTTCAAAAATAGAAGCACGTATTAGTGGCGCAGACCCACAGATACTTCGCAGCATCGCGGTTCAAGTAGAAGATATTTTGTTAGCGGATCCGGGATCTCGAAATGTTCGTCATGACTGGCGTGAACGTACTAAAGAGTTAGTGCCACTGTTCAATGAATCAAAGGCTCGTCGTCTTGGCATTTCAAAGACTGATTTGTCTGAGACGTTACAAATGGCATTTGGTGGTTACAACATTGGGTTACTGCGTGATGGTACTCATATGTTGCCTATCGTAGCGCGTTTGCCTGAAGCCGAACGTTTTGATTTTGAATCACTGAATAATGTGAAAATCTGGAGTCCATCGCTGCAAACATACATTCCCGTTGAACAAGTGATCGATGGGGTTGAACTTCAATGGTCTGAACCGCTGATTCAACGTCGTGACAGAAAACGCACGTTAACCGTACTTGCCGACCACGATGTGTTGGGTGACGAAACGCCAGCTAGCTTGTTCGCTAGGGTAAAACCAAAGGTTGAAGCACTCGTTCTACCTGCAGGTTACGAGATTAGTTGGGGTGGCGAGTACGAAAGTTCCAAAGATGCGCAAGAATCTCTATTTGGTTCACTACCAATGGGTTACTTGCTGATGTTTATCATCACAATGCTTCTGTTTAACTCGGTTCGTAAGCCGCTTGTGATTTGGTTTGCGGTTCCACTTTCAATCATTGGTGTTTCGATTGGTTTGTTAGGTACCAATATGCCATTCAGCTTCACTGCGTTCTTAGGCTTACTAAGTCTAAGTGGCATGATTTTGAAGAATGGTATTGTATTGCTTGACCAGATCAACACTGAATTATCAACCGGTAAAGACCCATACTTAGCGGTTGTGGATAGCGCGATCAGCCGTGTGCGACCGGTTTCTATGGCAGCGTTAACGACTATCTTAGGCATGATACCTTTGGTATTTGATGCATTTTTTGGCTCGATGGCGATCACCATCATGGCAGGCTTAGGTTTTGCTACAGTACTAACGCTAATAGTAGTACCAGTGATGTTCGCTATCCTTTATAGAATCAAACCGTCCACTGCGGGTTATTAGGGATTGATATAAAACAGATTCTTTTAAGCCAGCCCAGTCATCTTGACTGGGCTTTTTTATAAGTGCTAGATAAAAACACAAGACGAACGAAGTGCTAAGGCTAAGCGTTAGGTCTATAAAAGAGAGTTAACCAACAGGAGTTAAAAAGCCGCTAATCAATGGAAAAGCAGCTTCTATAGATAAGCGGTTTTAGATAGCGAGGCGTATATCCAACTCAATCGGCTCTGGCATGGCTAAGTGGTAGCCTTGATACATATCGAAGCCTAAACTTTGCATTGCAACGAGTTGTTGCTGAGTTTCAATTCCTTCAATTACGGTCTTGGCGCCAATTTGGTTAGCAAGCTCTAGTACTAAGGTCATTTCACGAGTGTTGCCTTTTTCGAAGTCGAGCATAACAGATCGGTCTATTTTTATTATATGAGGATTGATATGACGAACGCGTTGCTCGGTTGAAGCTTGTGTTCCAAAATCATCGACCGCGATTTGAAATCCATTTTGTGCGAGTGAGTGGGCGGCGTCTTTCAAGCGCTCTTCACTTTCTGCATTAAGTTCAACCAATTCCATTACTATTTGAGACGATGATAGGTTCAGTTCATGGAGGCGTTTAGCCAACAGACTGTCGCTTACTTTTTCTGCGGCAAACAGCTCACCAACGTTCGGGAGCACGTTCAAAAACAGGTGTAAGTGACGAATTTTTGATTGTGCAAAGTTGCGGATATGGATAGCTCTACTCAGCCTTTCTACATTGATCTTATCAACGCATAAAGTTTCGTCGGAATGGAAGAAGTGATCAGGACGAACAATTTCACCCTTGCCGTTCGATAGGCGAACTAAAGCCTCTACGCCTATCTGAGCCATAGAACAATCAAATATCGGTTGATAGACACTTTTAAGTGTTAGATCTTGGTATTTAGCAATAAACTGCATATCGGTATCCACGGATATACAGCTAATAAATTCACTTCTGTTTGATAGAATCATAGTCGTTAGTAAAGGTGTTTATTCAGTGACGAAAACATTCGCCATGGCTGTCACAATATTGACAGGTGTTAGTAAATTGTCAATTAATAAAAATTCATTTACAGCGTCAATATTTAAATAAATATAATTAACGAAAAATCAGGATGATAAATGATATCAGTAATTAGTCTCAATTATCACTTCCTGCCATTTCATTGCCGCAGTGAATTTAATGGCTAAGGAACCTATCGCATAGTAACCACAACTAATATAAGGCTAGAGCACCAGTACACCAGAGAAAAGTAGGGTTAAAGACTTAGATTTTGGGAGGGCATCAAAGTTAAGAATTAAAGAGACTGTACCAGTTACATAGAAATGATATCTATCTCTCATAATCGATAAAGTTAGCGTAAAGGTTATTAATCATTCAAAATTGACATTTGGATAATTAATGAACACAAGAAAAGTTTTCGGTTATAAAATACTTTGTGAAAGTCAAAAATTTACTTTAAATATTAAATTTAAAAATTGACTCGTATTCTTATTGCCATTGAAGTACTGCATAAAGTTGTAAGTATTTACGAACTAATTGTTGATTTCCTGACCGTTTTAAAGGATGTCCGAATTTAATAAAGCACGGGCTAATTCTAAAATTACGATTTAAATCAGTAGCAAACTGAGATTCGCTCTCTCTTAATGTGATGCCCTGTTGGTTGTATTCGGATATTTCGTCAGGCAACTCTCCCATCCACCAGTGCAAAAGCTCACCGCTAGTCTTACTTCTGCTGATCCAATGGTCAGAGACAATAATCAAAAGATCGTTAGGTTGAATGGCAAATCCGTACTCTGATTGCCATTTATGAATGTCTAGCATTAACTTTTTGCGGCACGTTTTTCCGGCGCTCACCATATGATGGCTAATCATCCAAACCGTACCAATTTCAGAAGAAATTCGGAAGTGACGAGGGCTATCACCAGAAGAGAACATTTCGAGTGGGCTGATGTTGCTCACATGATTAAAACTCACGAAGGTGTGTTCCATTCGTCGAGCAAACGCTTTTCCTATGTGGTGTTCACTGATCCCTTGGTTGTGTACGGTAGGGTAATGGTGTTCACAGAGCTTTAGACAGTCGTCTTGAAATTGATTAACGCTTTTAATCACGAGATCTAATAACAATGAAGTCCCTTATACATAGTTACTATCTTATTGATGGGCAATAGTACGGTAATTTGTGTGCCATTACCTATGAGCAAAACGTGAGTTCTTGATCCCTCTATCAAAATTAGCTATTCCAAGTCTTTTTTATGGATAGCACTGGCAGTCTAGTGGTCTGTCTTCTAAATTATGTGGAATTATAGTGAGTTACTAGGATTACAGTGAGCAACCAGAATTGTAGCCATCTCTCATTATCAATTGCGTTTAGCTCACCTAATCTTAGTCAGCTAATCACAGTTCTTCTACTCGTATTTATTCGGAAACATTTATGACTATTCAATTAGATTCAAAACAAAAGTCTGAGCTTACTGATGCTCTTCAAAAGTATCTGCAGGATGAGATCGATATAGAAGTAGGGCAATTTGATACCGAGTTTATAGTGGACTTCATCAGTAAAAAATTTGGTGCGATTTATTACAACAAAGGGATAGAAGATGCTCAAAAAGTGATGGAACGTAAAATGTTAGATATTGCAGATGAGCTTTACGAGATTGAACAAATCGTTGAAATTTAAAAACAATGCGCGTTGTTCAGGTAAAAGAGTGACTGGTTCAAGAAAATAGCCACTTGTTCAAAAAATTTGAATAACTCGTTTAGATTGAAATGATGTAACTAATGTAAAGCTTGGTAAATAATATGTTACACAAACTTGGTGTAGGGTACGCTTTTTAAAACTACACTACTCGTTAACATTCGGAAAAGATGCATGGACAACAACGTTAGAAATTACAACCCTTTAGCACGAGCGATGCATTGGATTTCAGCTCTAGCAATTTTTGGCTTATTTGGTGTGGGCCTGTGGATGGTTGATCTTTCGTACTACAGCGAGTGGTACAAAACAGCACCAGACTATCACCGTTCGGTAGGTATTCTTTTAGCTACAGTGACCGTTGTTCGCTTGCTTTGGAAACTAGTTACCACGTCACCCAAGGTGGAAGGTAAAAGCTATGAAGTCGCAGCTGCTAAGATTGCTCACGGTTTTATGTACATAAACTTAGCGGTTTTATTTATTTCAGGTTATTTGATTTCTACATCAGATGGTCGCGGGATAGAGGTATTCAATTGGTTCACTGTCCCAAGTATGGGCGAACTGTTTGCAAACCAATCTGATCTTGCAGGAACGATTCACTACTACGCTGCATGGGTACTGATCATTATGGCATCAGTACACGCCTTAGCGGCGATAAAACACCACGTTATCGACAAAGACGATACGCTACGAAAAATGATAGGAGCTTCAAAATGAATAAGTCAATTATCGCTACAGGATTAGCATTTGCTATGGCAATGCCTTTCGCTGCGAACGCCGCTGATTACGTGATTGATACAAAAGGCGCACATGCTTCAGTTAATTTTAAAGTTAGCCACTTAGGTTACAGCTTTATCCAGGGTCGTTTTAATACGTTCTCAGGTGATTTTTCATTTGATGAAAGCAATATTGAAGCATCAAAAATAAATGTAACTATTGATACAACAAGCCTAGATTCAAACCACGCAGAACGTGATAAGCACATCCGTAGCTCTGACTTCATTGATGCAAGCAAATTTTCAGATGCCACTTTCAACAGCACAAAAGTGGTTGATAAAGGCGACGGCAAACTTGAAGTAATGGGTGACCTTAAACTTCATGGTGTCACTAAGCCTATCGTTATCGAAGCTGAATTCATTGGCGCTGGCCAAGACCCATGGGGTGGTGAGCGTGCTGGTTTTGTTGGTACGACTCGCCTAGAACTTGCTGACTTCAATATTCCTGTAATGGGCGCTTCAAGCTATGTCGATATGGATCTGCACGTTGAAGGTGTAAAGAAGTAATCTAGCTATTCACAATGGTCGTCTGATATCAACATTTTAAAAAGTATCAAAAGTTTAATTGATATCAAGAAAGCGACAGTTAGAAATAGAGAAAGGCGCAAAGTTTTCACTTTGCGCCTTTTTTATTGAGATAAATGGCAACGCGTTTAGGTCTGTTTTGTGTCAAACCTTTTATTACGTCAAAAGCCACCATTTGCCTCTAGCCAGTCAACGTTGCTATGACTGAGTTATCCAGTTGAACTACTAATCCCTAATAGTTCAGCTTTAGATTCGTTAATCTGTTTCTAGCTTTGCAAGTAGCCGTTAGTTAAGCCGTTTCTAGCTCAGCTTGTGGAACCACGTTTAGTCGGTCGCCATAGATAGGACGCAGTGCTTGCATAACTTCAATGCGAGTCAGTACACCTACCATCACGCCATTTTCTAGCACTGGAAGCATGTGTGGTTGGCTTACTTTCATCGCTTTTGCACGCTCTTCTAGAGAAAGAGAAGTCAGGCGAGTGGCGAAGCCCATACTTGTTGTTGGGTATAGTTGCTCTTTGTCGATACATAAGAACTCAGCAACATCGACTAGCTTGTCGTTAGCATCGATAGCGACTACGTCACGACTCATTAGGTCTACCACTTTTTGACCTTTAGTAGGGATGTAATCCTGGCACCATAGGTCAACCATTACGTCATGAACAGAGAAGATACCTACAAGGCGGCTTTCAACATCACAAACAGGAGCGCTAACAAGTTGAGCGTCTAAAAGTGTATCAATTGCAACAGAGGTAGGCATTTCTACGCTAAGTGTTATTGGTTGAGTGTTCATGATTTGCTTGATAGTAGTTGCTGTGTTCATAGTGATTTCCTTAACTGACGTGATTTCTGTTGTTTGTGTAATTGCTGTAATTTTTGCTGCTTTAAGTTGTGGGCGACGGTAGATGCTCCAATTAGCTAAGCCGACTAATACCGAGCCACCTACGATGTTGCCTATTGTCACTGGTATTAAGTTTGCGGTAACAAATTGCACGACATTAAGGTCTGCGTACTGAGCTGGTGTCGCGCCAATCTGCATCCAAAAACTCTCTGGTGCGAACGCTTGAATCGTGATGCCTAGTGGAACCATGAACATATTTGCCACACAGTGTTCAAAGCCTGAGCTAACGAACATCGCTACGGGTAATACGGTCATCATTGCTTTAGTCATCGCATTCGCAGAACTAAACGTTAACCAAATTGCTAAACACACCAGTAAGTTACAAAGCACACCCAAAGCAAAAGCTTGAACAGGGCTGTGGTGTAGCTTGTGCTGAGCAATGTTAAGGGCGTTTAAGCCCCACTGTCCGCCATCAAGTTGATACAAGCCTGCGGCGCTGACTAACGCCAAAAGGAACATCGCACCAACAAAGTTACCTACGTAAACCTTGCCCCAGATTGAAAGCATCTTGGTGAAAGTAATCTGCTTGTTTGCCCATGAGATGCTTGATAACACCGAACTGGTAAACAGCTCACCACCACAAATAACAATTAAGATTAAACCCATACTGAATGCTAGGCCGCCAGCTAAGCGACTTAATCCCCATCCCGCATCAGCGCTACCGGTGGTAACCGTGATGTAGAATAAAAAAGCAAGCCCTATGAATGCACCAGCCATGATTGCCAAACTCAATGTCATGCTGCTGGTTTTACTTGCCTTACTTAGTGCAAACTTCTCTGCTTCCGCCATCATTTCTGTTGGTGAGAACAGTTGATGATTTTCAGAAGTGCCTGTTGCCATATTCCCCCCTTGAACAATCCGTCATGTTTAATTCCTAGTGTTAATGACTGAGTTAATCAGTAGTGTTTTACAGGGCTCGTTGTGTCCTGCCATTACAGATTAGGGGGTTGAGAGGTAGAGGTAAAATTGATAATTTTTAGAAACCACATCAAATTTATTGATATAGATTTGGTTACGCGTAGAATGAAATTGATTGCTCATCGGCTTTATAAAAAACGAGCATTTGGACACAAATAATTAGAAGCATTAAGGATCAATTTTGCGTTATTCATTGAAGCAACTCGCGGTATTTGATGCAGTAGCAGATTCCGGGAGTGTTAGTCAGGCAGCAGACAAGTTGGCGTTAACTCAGTCGGCGACAAGTATGTCTCTTGCACAGTTGGAAAAAATGCTTGGCAGGCCTTTGTTTGAAAGGCAAGGCAAGCAAATGGCCCTTACTCATTGGGGCATGTGGTTGAGACCAAAAGCGAAGCGTTTACTGCAAGATGCGCAGCAAATTGAGATGGGTTTTTATGAGCAGCATTTACTAAGTGGTGAGCTCAAATTAGGTGCAAGCCAAACCCCTGCGGAACACCTCGTCCCAGATCTCATCAGTATTATTGATAACGACTTTCCTGAGATGCGAATCTCACTTGGGGTGCAAAGTACGGATGCAGTAATAGATGGCGTATTAGATTATCAATACGACTTGGGCGTAATCGAAGGTCGTTGTGACGACAACCGTGTTCACCAAGAAGTATGGTGTACTGACCATTTAACGGTGGTTGCGTCGGCTCATCACCCGTTTGCCAAGCGAGAACGAGTAAGTTTGGCGCAATTAGAGCAAGCGAAGTGGGTATTACGCGAGCACGGCTCAGGTACCCGCAAAGTTTTTGATAGCTCTATTCATCATTTAATTGGCGATCTCGACGTTTGGCGAGAGTACGAACACGTTCCTGTTTTAAGAAGTTTGGTTGCAAACGGCCCATATTTAACGTGTTTACCTTATCTAGATGTCGAACAATTTGTTGAGTCAGGCCAACTGGTGACGTTGAATGTTCCTGAGCTAGAAATGGAAAGAACGCTGTCTTTTATTTGGCGTGCTGACATGGCAGAGAACCCACTCGCTGAGTGCATTAAGCGTGAAGGTAAACGCATGATGAAAGGTAAACGGTCGGTTCTGTAACCTAGATTTGATAAAATACTAATAACCAAATATGTTGAATAAGCGATTTCGGTCTCTATATAGTGATAAATGCACATTCGCATACATTATTAATGTGATCATGATCGGCTAAATCAGAGCTCTCTTCACATAATATACTCACTTGATTTTAAGTGAGGCTAAATCCGGTTGTAGAAACCCTACAGTTAGGCTTTAGAAATAGTATGAGTACATTAGTCGCGATTTCATT
The Vibrio cyclitrophicus DNA segment above includes these coding regions:
- a CDS encoding TetR/AcrR family transcriptional regulator — protein: MTEKKQGRRSAKDAEETRFLIMTVAADMFCEHGYDSVSLRNISEKAGVSHSLIRHHFGSKEKIWHAISDCLHGYFQSYIAKIMDELPKDAAPNITIYLFSMRLFSNMIHSRKPMQLITDSVRQKDNLVDYFIDNVGNVEKEINMLAEQYNEANPENLINIYEIKWQMIMYAHGAVCLTPFMESTWNEGEMQSTPEEALLKHWQLFNTQMLSTFNINEEWALNPTSIEELVYDVPCVWKCEQD
- a CDS encoding efflux RND transporter periplasmic adaptor subunit, with the translated sequence MQSNLSIETSLRKNALLAIATIMLAGSLTGCNKAQSEETIQVVKPVKLFEIPQQSDVDLDSFIAKVDATDRAALSFQVSGDIEIFSVRMGQEVKKGQVLAALDATDYRIALDAAQARFDLANSQFKQASKLYAKKLVSTDYYDQALNTFTAAEVELDQAKTNLGYTTLVAPFDGVVSMVFGKQYQLIAEKQPVLNILNHSEMDVTFSIPVSKLEDRSIQDLTSSNMWVVMDSHRGIRIPTRFKEISTQPDEDTNSYQAVVSIVKPDGINLLSGMTAQVEVQKSKSQLGIGIVDSAWLSRETNHGELWRYSPESQLISKVQVSLDPQGNVIDGLSPGDLIVEAGVDVLSEGQQVKAWQREGGI
- a CDS encoding efflux RND transporter periplasmic adaptor subunit, whose translation is MNLSKLSFVVASTLFLQACNSEADHREQPSLFVSTFEVGAPLTEQFRSFNGQVMPAELTPLSFKLPGEIKRVLVEAGDRVEKGQLLATLDNDTYLQGLTDAKSQFELASKQLARGTEMFSSKMLSQSEHDQLTANYKLASANLAAAERKLSYTELLAPFSGTVSTVDKQRFENVTPGETLLSLYQNEKVYVRIQVSDSILASISPNMRSNSYRPQATFGGHTGQYPLTYLEHTSELHPQSRTYEFWMQMPQPKNEVLPGTSVTVNVDMAKAGLSDVQGYELPMTTLQAGGEATQFFVWKLEDGQAFKSEVEVEKISGKGALVAHGVEQGDQLVNSNLRKLRDGIKLSGKAE
- a CDS encoding efflux RND transporter permease subunit; this translates as MNIAEYSIKNKVISWLFLVILAIGGVTSFGNLSRLEDPAFTIKDAMIISTYPGATSMEVEEELTYPLEKEIRQLPYIDKITSTSSSGMSQIMVSMKMDYGPDELPQIWDEMRRKINDLQPTLPSGVNSVQIIDDFGDVFGVMIMLTGDGYDSVELKQYADYLTREIELVEGVGKVSIAGDQQEQMFVEMSLERLAALNLDMSTVTSLLAQQNSVVSAGEVMLNGQSLTIRPNGTLNTVEELENLIIHGRDTGNLIRLKDVADVTRGIQEKPGNVLTYNGKQAINLGIAFSSGVNVVEIGNALDTELDRLESIKPAGVELNYFYNQAQEVDKSVADFLISLVEAVAIVIIVLLFAMGLRSGLIIGLVLLLTVFGTFILMDYNDVELHRISLGALIIALGMLVDNAIVVVEGILVGLKKGKTKLQAAKDIVTQTQWPLLGATIIAITAFAPIGLSKDATGEFMGSLFWVLCFSLFLSWVTALTLTPFLAEMLLKEEDKVDENEDPYKGILFVVFGVCLKVALRFRWLTVVSMVALLAVSVVGFGMVKQQFFPPSNTPMFYVDMWMPEGTDVRETIKQTEKVESYIRQQDNVEFVTTTVGQGMQRFALTYQPEKSYEAYSQLQIRTTDRDTMFEVLEELDKDLANQFEQPTFQFKLIEFGPSPASKIEARISGADPQILRSIAVQVEDILLADPGSRNVRHDWRERTKELVPLFNESKARRLGISKTDLSETLQMAFGGYNIGLLRDGTHMLPIVARLPEAERFDFESLNNVKIWSPSLQTYIPVEQVIDGVELQWSEPLIQRRDRKRTLTVLADHDVLGDETPASLFARVKPKVEALVLPAGYEISWGGEYESSKDAQESLFGSLPMGYLLMFIITMLLFNSVRKPLVIWFAVPLSIIGVSIGLLGTNMPFSFTAFLGLLSLSGMILKNGIVLLDQINTELSTGKDPYLAVVDSAISRVRPVSMAALTTILGMIPLVFDAFFGSMAITIMAGLGFATVLTLIVVPVMFAILYRIKPSTAGY
- a CDS encoding EAL domain-containing protein → MQFIAKYQDLTLKSVYQPIFDCSMAQIGVEALVRLSNGKGEIVRPDHFFHSDETLCVDKINVERLSRAIHIRNFAQSKIRHLHLFLNVLPNVGELFAAEKVSDSLLAKRLHELNLSSSQIVMELVELNAESEERLKDAAHSLAQNGFQIAVDDFGTQASTEQRVRHINPHIIKIDRSVMLDFEKGNTREMTLVLELANQIGAKTVIEGIETQQQLVAMQSLGFDMYQGYHLAMPEPIELDIRLAI